From the Syngnathoides biaculeatus isolate LvHL_M chromosome 10, ASM1980259v1, whole genome shotgun sequence genome, one window contains:
- the mapk14b gene encoding mitogen-activated protein kinase 14B isoform X1 — MSQDRPTFYRQELNKTMWEVPKRYQNLSPVGSGAYGSVCSAFDVKTSLKVAVKKLSRPFQSIIHAKRTYRELRLLKHMKHENVIGLLDVFTPATSLEEFSDVYLVTHLMGADLNNIVKCQKLTDDHVQFLIYQILRGLKYIHSADIIHRDLKPSNLAVNEDCELKILDFGLARHTDDEMTGYVATRWYRAPEIMLNWMHYNMTVDIWSVGCIMAELLTGRTLFPGTDHIDQLKFIMLLVGTPGPELSMKISSESARNYINSLTHMPKRNFADVFIGANPLAVDLLEKMLVLDTDKRITASQALAHPYFAQYHDPDDEPEAEPYDQSFESRELEIEEWKRLTYEEVISFEPPSFDRDEMES, encoded by the exons ATGTCGCAGGATAGACCCACTTTTTACCGGCAAGAGCTCAACAAAACAATGTGGGAGGTCCCGAAACGGTACCAGAACCTGTCTCCCGTCGGATCTGGTGCCTACGGTTCTGTTTG TTCAGCGTTTGATGTGAAGACAAGCCTGAAGGTAGCAGTGAAGAAGTTGTCCAGACCTTTCCAATCCATCATCCACGCAAAGAGAACATACAGAGAGCTACGGCTACTTAAACACATGAAGCACGAGAAC GTGATTGGTCTCCTAGATGTTTTCACACCTGCAACAAGCTTAGAAGAGTTCAGTGATGt CTACTTGGTGACCCATTTAATGGGGGCAGACCTCAACAATATTGTCAAGTGTCAGAAGCTAACGGACGACCATGTCCAGTTCCTCATATATCAAATTCTCAGAGGCCTAAAG TACATTCATTCTGCAGACATCATCCACCGA GATTTGAAGCCCAGTAATCTGGCTGTAAATGAAGATTGTGAGTTGAAG ATCCTGGATTTTGGTTTGGCACGGCATACGGATGATGAAATGACTGGCTATGTTGCCACTCGGTGGTACCGAGCCCCAGAAATCATGCTTAACTGGATGCACTACAACATGACAG TGGACATCTGGTCGGTGGGCTGCATCATGGCCGAACTCCTCACCGGACGAACGCTGTTCCCGGGCACAGACC ACATTGATCAGTTGAAGTTTATAATGCTGCTCGTTGGAACCCCAGGGCCTGAGCTCTCAATGAAAATCTCCTCTGAGTCT GCAAGGAACTATATAAACTCCCTCACCCACATGCCCAAGAGAAACTTTGCAGATGTATTCATTGGTGCTAACCCTCTTG CTGTGGACCTGCTGGAGAAAATGTTGGTGTTGGACACAGACAAACGGATCACGGCGTCACAGGCGTTGGCTCACCCTTACTTTGCTCAGTACCACGATCCGGATGACGAGCCCGAAGCAGAACCTTACGACCAGAGCTTTGAAAGCCGTGAGCTGGAAATTGAGGAGTGGAAGA GGTTAACTTACGAGGAAGTGATCAGCTTTGAGCCACCATCGTTTGACAGGGATGAGATGGAAtcgtga
- the mapk14b gene encoding mitogen-activated protein kinase 14B isoform X2 translates to MSQDRPTFYRQELNKTMWEVPKRYQNLSPVGSGAYGSVCSAFDVKTSLKVAVKKLSRPFQSIIHAKRTYRELRLLKHMKHENVIGLLDVFTPATSLEEFSDVYLVTHLMGADLNNIVKCQKLTDDHVQFLIYQILRGLKYIHSADIIHRDLKPSNLAVNEDCELKILDFGLARHTDDEMTGYVATRWYRAPEIMLNWMHYNMTVDIWSVGCIMAELLTGRTLFPGTDHINQLQQIMRLTGTPPASLISRMPSHEARNYINSLTHMPKRNFADVFIGANPLAVDLLEKMLVLDTDKRITASQALAHPYFAQYHDPDDEPEAEPYDQSFESRELEIEEWKRLTYEEVISFEPPSFDRDEMES, encoded by the exons ATGTCGCAGGATAGACCCACTTTTTACCGGCAAGAGCTCAACAAAACAATGTGGGAGGTCCCGAAACGGTACCAGAACCTGTCTCCCGTCGGATCTGGTGCCTACGGTTCTGTTTG TTCAGCGTTTGATGTGAAGACAAGCCTGAAGGTAGCAGTGAAGAAGTTGTCCAGACCTTTCCAATCCATCATCCACGCAAAGAGAACATACAGAGAGCTACGGCTACTTAAACACATGAAGCACGAGAAC GTGATTGGTCTCCTAGATGTTTTCACACCTGCAACAAGCTTAGAAGAGTTCAGTGATGt CTACTTGGTGACCCATTTAATGGGGGCAGACCTCAACAATATTGTCAAGTGTCAGAAGCTAACGGACGACCATGTCCAGTTCCTCATATATCAAATTCTCAGAGGCCTAAAG TACATTCATTCTGCAGACATCATCCACCGA GATTTGAAGCCCAGTAATCTGGCTGTAAATGAAGATTGTGAGTTGAAG ATCCTGGATTTTGGTTTGGCACGGCATACGGATGATGAAATGACTGGCTATGTTGCCACTCGGTGGTACCGAGCCCCAGAAATCATGCTTAACTGGATGCACTACAACATGACAG TGGACATCTGGTCGGTGGGCTGCATCATGGCCGAACTCCTCACCGGACGAACGCTGTTCCCGGGCACAGACC ATATAAACCAGCTGCAGCAGATAATGCGTCTGACGGGGACCCCCCCAGCTTCCCTAATAAGCAGGATGCCCAGCCATGAG GCAAGGAACTATATAAACTCCCTCACCCACATGCCCAAGAGAAACTTTGCAGATGTATTCATTGGTGCTAACCCTCTTG CTGTGGACCTGCTGGAGAAAATGTTGGTGTTGGACACAGACAAACGGATCACGGCGTCACAGGCGTTGGCTCACCCTTACTTTGCTCAGTACCACGATCCGGATGACGAGCCCGAAGCAGAACCTTACGACCAGAGCTTTGAAAGCCGTGAGCTGGAAATTGAGGAGTGGAAGA GGTTAACTTACGAGGAAGTGATCAGCTTTGAGCCACCATCGTTTGACAGGGATGAGATGGAAtcgtga
- the LOC133507191 gene encoding axonemal dynein light intermediate polypeptide 1-like, whose translation MNAPAESLLKYDRPILVPKSADKKSAKGQPAKVLKSKPQQRPVSLLSPRKSITATLDDIKQKNEDILNLIFPPRRWEEANREWVQRVCNEPSTRVDVVNLEEELDKKLLQMRAMETGICPLRRQLYTECFDELIRQVVLICAERGLLLLRVRDEIHMTIAAYQTFYESSMVFGMRKALHDEQDKVALKNKLSDLENLKEELKEQLDHQRKKCGEVEKMAAEKRQAQEKQHTEEIQSLRKNNQQLKSQLEGALTGKK comes from the exons ATGAATGCACCTGCCGAATCACTTCTCAAATACGATCGCCCAATTTTAGTTCCCAAAAGTGCAGATAAAAAATCGGCAAAG GGACAACCTGCAAAAGTCCTCAAGTCGAAACCTCAACAGCGTCCGGTCTCTCTGCTCAGTCCTCGAAAATCCATAACCGCCACACTTGATGACATTAAGCAGAAAAATGAGGACATTCTTAACCTCATCTTTCCACCCAG GAGATGGGAGGAAGCTAACAGAGAGTGGGTGCAAAGAGTGTGTAATGAACCCTCCACTCGTGTGGACGTGGTTAACCTCGAGGAAGAACTGGACAAAAAGCTACTGCAAATGCGTGCCATGGAGACGGGAATCTGCCCGTTGCGAAGGCAGTTATACACAGAGTGCTTTG ATGAGCTGATCAGACAGGTGGTCCTCATATGTGCTGAGAGGGGTCTCTTGTTGCTGCGGGTAAGAGACGAGATCCACATGACCATTGCGGCCTATCAGACGTTCTACGAGAGCAGTATGGTGTTTGGCATGAGGAAAGCTCTGCATGATGAACAGGACAAGGTGGCCCTAAAGAACAAA CTTTCTGATTTGGAAAATTTAAAAGAGGAGTTGAAAGAGCAACTGGATCaccaaagaaagaaatgtggggaagtggaaaaaatggcGGCTGAAAAACGGCAAGCGCAGGAAAAGCAGCACACAGAGGAGATTCAGagcctgaggaaaaacaaccagcAGCTCAAG AGCCAACTGGAGGGTGCCCTCACAGGAAAGAAGTAA
- the tmem167b gene encoding protein kish-B produces the protein MTNVYSFDGILVFGLLFICTCAYFKKVPRLNSWLLSEKKGVWGVFYKAAVIGTRLHISVAISCVVMAFYLIFLK, from the exons ATGACAAATG TTTACTCCTTCGATGGCATCCTGGTGTTTGGGCTGCTCTTCATCTGCACGTGTGCATACTTCAAAAAGGTTCCTCGCCTCAACAGCTGGTTGCTGTCAGAGAAGAAAGGAGTGTGGGGAGTCTTCTACAAAG CTGCAGTCATTGGGACACGGCTCCATATTTCTGTGGCCATCTCCTGTGTGGTCATGGCTTTCTATTTGATCTTCCTCAAATGA
- the b3galt6 gene encoding beta-1,3-galactosyltransferase 6 — translation MNVVRLVCRHKTALFLCTVCTFAVVLVFLAKCTSETLKQGHADPPGLAPRASALHPRLEEHDRYAPSKDVSAFLVVLITTGPKYTERRSIIRSTWLSKRDSDVLAMFVVGTLGLSNEDLQNLNVEQGRHKDLLLLPNLKDSYENLTMKLLHMYSWLDHNVDFKFVLKADDDTFARLDLLKEELRGKEPTRLYWGFFSGRGRVKTAGKWRESSWELCDYYLPYALGGGYILSSDLVRYVHLNAGYLKIWQSEDVSLGAWLAPVDVRRTHDPRFDTEYKSRGCNNKYLVTHKQSLEDMLEKHQMLQRDGRLCKEEVKLRLSYVYDWGVPPSQCCQRKEGIP, via the coding sequence ATGAATGTGGTACGTCTAGTGTGCCGCCACAAGACTGCATTGTTCCTCTGCACTGTGTGCACCTTTGCTGTGGTCCTTGTCTTCTTGGCCAAATGTACCTCCGAAACCCTGAAGCAAGGTCATGCGGATCCACCGGGCTTAGCCCCCCGCGCCAGCGCATTACATCCCCGTCTAGAGGAGCATGACCGATATGCCCCGTCCAAAGATGTGTCAGCGTTCCTCGTAGTCCTCATAACAACGGGGCCCAAGTATACTGAGCGCAGGAGTATCATCCGGAGCACATGGCTGTCCAAAAGGGACTCTGATGTTTTGGCCATGTTTGTAGTAGGAACTCTGGGGCTTTCCAACGAAGACCTTCAGAACCTCAATGTAGAACAAGGACGGCACAAAGATCTGCTTCTACTACCTAACTTGAAAGACTCTTATGAGAACTTGACAATGAAGCTGCTGCACATGTACTCCTGGCTGGACCACAATGTGGATTTCAAATTTGTCCTCAAAGCAGATGATGACACATTCGCTCGGTTGGACCTCCTCAAAGAGGAGCTGCGAGGGAAAGAGCCCACTCGCCTGTACTGGGGCTTCTTTTCAGGCCGAGGGCGTGTCAAGACAGCCGGGAAGTGGCGGGAAAGCTCTTGGGAGCTCTGCGACTATTACCTCCCCTACGCACTGGGCGGCGGCTACATTTTGTCATCTGACCTGGTACGATACGTGCATCTCAACGCAGGCTACTTAAAGATATGGCAGAGTGAAGACGTCTCTTTGGGTGCCTGGCTAGCTCCGGTGGATGTTCGGCGGACGCATGACCCGCGCTTTGACACCGAGTATAAATCCCGCGGTTGCAACAACAAATACTTGGTGACACATAAGCAAAGTCTGGAGGATATGCTGGAGAAGCACCAGATGCTACAGCGTGATGGCAGGCTCTGTAAGGAGGAAGTTAAGCTGCGACTCTCGTACGTGTACGACTGGGGTGTGCCCCCCTCACAGTGCTGCCAAAGGAAGGAGGGTATTCCTTAA